A window of Nonomuraea angiospora genomic DNA:
GTTCAGGGGCCTGCGGGATGCCCTCGCCAACCCCGACCCCGAGGCGATGGAACGCGTCCGCCAGATGATGGCGGAGCTGAACGACATGCTGGACAAGGACTCCCGCGGCCAGCACACCCAGGCCGACTTTGACGCCTTTATGGGGAAATATGGCGATTTGTTCCCCGAAAAGCCGCGGAACCTGGAGGAGCTCGTCGACATCCTGGCCCGCCGCGCCGCCGCCACGCAGCGCATGCTGGCCTCGATGACCCCACGTCAGCGCGAGGAGCTCGCCGGCCTGATCAACCAGACCCTCGACCAGGCCGGGCTCTCCGACGAGATGCGCCGCCTCGGCGAGGCCCTCTACGCCCGCCGGCCCGACCTGGCGTGGAACGCCCCCGAACGCCTCACCGGCGAGGAGCCCCTGGGCATGGGCGACGCGGTCACGGCCCTGGAGGAGCTGGCCGACCTCACCCAGCTGGAGACCGCCCTGCGGCAGGACTACCCGGGCGCCAGGCTGGACGACATCGACGAGTCCGCCGTACGCCGCGCCCTCGGCCGCTCGGCCGTGGACGACCTGGAGGCGCTCAAGCGCATCGAGCGCGAACTGGAGGAGCAGGGCTACCTGCTGCGCCGCCGGGGCAAGCTGGAACTCACCCCCAAGGCGGTCCGCCGCCTGGGTGAGACGGCGCTGCGCCGCGTGTTCTCCTCCCTCGACGCGGGCCGCCGCGGCGACCACGACCAGCACGACGCGGGCTCGGCCGGGGAGCTGACGGGCTCGTCCCGGCCGTGGCGCTTCGGCGACGAGCAGCCCATCGACGTGGTCCGCACGCTGGTGAACGGCGTGCGCAGCGGCGGCGTCGCCGCCCCGGGCACCGCCGTCCGCGACGCTGGGGCCGCTTCGGGGGCCGCCGGTTCGGGCGGGCGCGTCGCGGTCCGCCTCTCGGTGGACGACTTCGAGGTGGCCGAGACCGAGCGCCGCACCGCCGCGGCCGTCTGCCTGCTCGTGGACCTGTCGTACTCGATGGCCCTGCGGGGCACCTGGGCCGCCGCCAAGCAGACGGCACTGGCGCTCCAGGCCCTGGTGGCGTCCAAGTTCCCGCAGGACGCGGTCCAGATCATCGGCTTCTCCAACTACGCCAGGGTGCTGCAGCCCGACGAGCTGGCGGGCCTCGACTGGGACATGGTCCAGGGCACCAACCTGCACCACGCCCTCCTGATCGCCGGCCGCCACCTCGACCGCCACCCCGACTTCGAGCCGGTGGTGCTGGTGGTCACGGACGGCGAGCCCACGGCCCACCTCATGCGCAACGGCAGGTCGGCGTTCGAGTGGCCGCCGTCGCACGAGACGCTGGAGCTCACGCTGGCCGAGGTCGACAAGATGACCCGGCGGCGAGCGACGATCAACGTCTTCATGCTGGCGGCCGACGACCGGCTGAAGGAGTTCGTGGACGAGGTGGCCCGCAGGAACGGCGGCCGCGTCTTCTCGCCGAGCGCCGAGCGCCTGGGCGAGTACGTGGTCAGCGACTTCCTGCGCCTGCGCCGCGCCCGCTGAG
This region includes:
- a CDS encoding vWA domain-containing protein, encoding MAFRYGEYHDGPDPLAPPYDVRAALDEMGDAILSGSTPVHALRDLLKRGLPGAQDRRGLDDMLREVRRRRRDLRERGRLDGTLEKARALLDKAIGQERAELFPDPSDDARLREAELDGLPEDTAGAIQELSTYEWRSSAARQTFEELRDLLRREVLDSQFRGLRDALANPDPEAMERVRQMMAELNDMLDKDSRGQHTQADFDAFMGKYGDLFPEKPRNLEELVDILARRAAATQRMLASMTPRQREELAGLINQTLDQAGLSDEMRRLGEALYARRPDLAWNAPERLTGEEPLGMGDAVTALEELADLTQLETALRQDYPGARLDDIDESAVRRALGRSAVDDLEALKRIERELEEQGYLLRRRGKLELTPKAVRRLGETALRRVFSSLDAGRRGDHDQHDAGSAGELTGSSRPWRFGDEQPIDVVRTLVNGVRSGGVAAPGTAVRDAGAASGAAGSGGRVAVRLSVDDFEVAETERRTAAAVCLLVDLSYSMALRGTWAAAKQTALALQALVASKFPQDAVQIIGFSNYARVLQPDELAGLDWDMVQGTNLHHALLIAGRHLDRHPDFEPVVLVVTDGEPTAHLMRNGRSAFEWPPSHETLELTLAEVDKMTRRRATINVFMLAADDRLKEFVDEVARRNGGRVFSPSAERLGEYVVSDFLRLRRAR